The genomic segment CATGGCCTCCAGGCAGTTGCCGCCGTTGCCCCCGCTCCAGGGCTTGTGCCAGCCCTCGCTGCCCAGCTCCCGGGCGGGCATGCCGTTGTAGACGCGTATGTGCGACTGCGTGCGCGTGCGCGACTGCGACTTGATGAATTCCATTCGGTGTCTTCAGAGCTCCTTGCGGAGATCCCGGAGGATCTCCTTCGTGCGTTGTGCCGTGGCGGCCTGCGCCGCCATGCGGTCCATGACCTCGAGGTGGGTCGCCACCTCGGAGCGGTCGTCCAGGTAGACGGCGCCGGTCAGGTACTCGCTGTAGACCATGTCCGGAAGTTCGGGCATGGCGAAACGGAACAGGACGAACGGCCCGTACGTGCCCGGGTGCGGTCCTGTGTCGAACGGGGCGACCTGGAGCGTCACATGGATCAGCTCCATGACCTCCAGCAGCCGGTCGATCTGGGCGCGCATGACCGCCGGCCCCCCGACGGAGCGGCGCAGGGCGGTCTCGTCCATCACGCACCACAGCCGGGGCGCGTCCTTACGGGTGAGCAGTTCCTGCCGTTGCATGCGCAGCGCGACATGGCGCTCGATGTCCTCGGGCTTGGTCTGGCCGATGGCGCCCGAGGTCATGACGGCACGCGCGTAGTCCTCGGTCTGCAGCAGTCCGGGGACGAAGTGGGGGTCGTAGCCACGGATCAGGGCGGCCGCGCCCTCCAGGCTGACGTACATGGAGAACCAGCCCGGCAGGATGTCGTGGTAGCGCTGCCACCAGCCGGGTTTGTTGGCCTCCTCGGCGAGCCGGACGAAGGTCTCGGCCTCCTCGTCCCCGACCCCGTACGCCTTCAGCAGGAGTTGGAGGTAGGGAATCTTGAGGGCGACCTCGGCCATCTCCATGCGGCGGACCGTGGCGGCGGCGACGTGCAGGATGCGCGCGGCGTCCTCGCGCCTGATGCCCGCGCGCTCGCGCAGGTCCAGCAGACGCCGGCCGAGCACGACCTGGCCGACCGTCGGCGCGGACCGCGGCTCGCTCATCTCGCTTCTCTCCCCTCTGACTCTGCGCTGACCTGCGGCGATTCCCGGCCTGTCCGGTCCGGACAGCCTTGCGGCGCCGTTCGGAGGCCTCGCGCGCCACGCAGGTCCGTGTACACAAACGAACACTGTGCGTGCATACGGACGATGTGCGAGGGATTTCCAACTGGCGCCGCTACACGTGCTGTTGCGTGCAGTGTGCCATGACCGTTCAGAGAGTCATACGGCACTCTGCAATTTTCAGAGTGACACTTGCCAAGTGTTCACGGCGGGGCGATAGTGGCAAGCGTGATTCCGCCCCCTGCGCCGTTAGGAACAGACGCCGCCGGAGACCGTGTCGGTCCCGGTCCGGCCGCCGGGGCGCGCCCCGAGACAATCGCCGAGCGCCGGTTTCGATTCGAGCTGGCCGCGCACCCGGGTGCCGTGGCCCAGGCCCGGCGCGTGACCCGTACCCAGCTCACCGGCTGGGCCCTCTGCGAGGACACCTGCGACACGGCCGCCCTGGTCGTGTCCGAGCTGGTGACCAACGCGATCGTGCACACCGCGAGCACCCAGATCGTCTGCGAGTTGCACGACGGCGACGACCTGGTACGCATAGCGGTACGGGACGAGGGCTGCGCTCCGGGCGAGCCGCACCCCTCGCCGCAGCGGCCCGAGGAGGAACACGGGCGAGGGCTGCTCCTCATAGAGTCCCTCTGTCGTTCCTGGGGGGCGCAGCCGGTCGGTCTGGGGCTTCTGGTGTGGGCGGATGTGCCACGTGGGCTCCTCACCGCCACCGTTCCGGCCGAGGTAGTGGTGGACATGGCAGCGGGCGCCGGCAGGGACAGGGATAGGGATAGGGACACGGCGGCTCGGTCCGATCTGGGCTGGGGCGCGAAGAAGCCGCCCTCGCAGGACCGGGACGGCGAGGCGGAGGCGTTCCGTTCGCCGGGCGCCGAGGCCTGTAGAGCCGCCGAAGCCCGCAGGGGCGCCGACGGCCGTGCGGTGGCCGGCCACCGTGCGGGTGCCGAACGCCGTACGGAAGTCGAAGTCCGGCCGGAAGTCGGACGGCGGACGGGGGCCGAATGGGTGTGAGCGGGTCGATCGGTCCCGCTCGGCCTCCCGGTGGGGGCAGAGTGGCCCGCGTGGTGAGCCTCGACACCCTGACCCGACTGCGCCGCGCCCAGCGTCCCGCCGCGCCGCCCCGCCCCATTCCCCTGCCCGACGGCATGACCGCGCCCATGGGGTGCGACGCGGTCGCCGTCCCGGCCCGCTTCGGGCCGATGGTCCTGCCCCGACTGCCCCGGGTGGGCTGCGTCTACGCCGACCGGGCGCACTGGTGGTGGATCGTGCCGGCCGACTCCGACTACGCGCTGGAGTGGCCGGCGCCGGTGCGCTACACCACCGGAGCGCTGGTCTCCGACGGTTCGGCCGTACCCGGGCTGATCCTGCGGCCGGAGGGGGCCATTCCCTATACGCCGCCGATACCGCTGTATCTGGCGTTGTGCCGGGCCACCGGGACCACGCCGTCCTGGTCCCGGACGATGACCGCGTAGAGCTCCGCTTCCGGCTGGGGGCGTCTTGTCAGGGGCTGCGCCCTGGATCCCCGTCGGCTTCGGGGACGTTCCGTTGTTTCGCGGCCGCGGGCGCGTGGGGGCCGGTCGCGCAGTTCCCCGCGCCCCTACGACGGGGCCTTCGGCCCGTCACAGGGGCGCCGCGGCGTACTTCCCGCTGCCTCTTCGCGCCCCGCGTGCTCCGGGCGGGTGGGGGCGGGGTTGTCGTGCGCCCTGGTGGGGGGTGGGGTGCGCCGGAATAGTGGCCTGTCGGCGACGACTCGGGGGAGGCCATGGGTGGGGAAGGCGCGTGACGAGGGCAAGCCGGAGACGTCGGAGTCGGAGCTGCTGCTGTTCGGGGGGCCGCTGCGGTACGACATGGGCTGGTCGCAGCATGCCAACGCGTTCCTGGAGCTGAACTTCCGCGCGATGGTGCGGCGGCTGCCGTCGCTGCTCGCGTCGAGCTTCCGGCTGGCCTGGCAGGCGGACCGGCGGGCCGCCCGGACCGTGCTGGCCGCCGAGACGGGCCGCGGCCTCGCCCAGGCGGTGAGCCTGCTCGCGGTGAACACGATCCTGGGCCGGCTGATGGCGGACGGCACGGTCGAGGAGCGGTTGCGCGGAGCCGGCCCCGCGCTCGTCACCATCGCCGCCGTGATGCTGGTGTCCACCCTGCTGCGCGCCGCGTCGACGTTCGCCACGGGCCGGCTGGAGCCCAAGGTGGAGCGGGTCGCGACCGAGCTGTATCTGGAGCGGGCGGCGGCCGTGGAGCTGTCCGCGATCGAGGACGACGGCTTCCACAAGCTGCTGGACACCGCGAAGTACGGCGCCCAGTCGGCCCGCCGGATGATCACCTACGCGGCGCGTGTGGTGAACGCGCTGATCTCGCTGATCGCGGCGGCCGGTGTGCTGACCGTGTTGCACCCCGCCCTCCTCCCGCTCCTCGTCACGATGACCCTGCCGAGCGCCTGGAGCGCGCTGACGATCGCCCGCCGCCGCTACACCTCCTTCCACGCCTGGGTGCAGCACGCGCGCGCGGGCTATCTGATCGGCTCCCTGCTGATCGAGCCGGAGGCGGCCCCGGAGATCCGGGTGCACGGCGTCGGCCCGTTCCTGCTGCGCCACTTCCGCCGTATGTCGGAGACGGCGGAGGCGGAGCAGGCGCGCCTGGCCCGGCTGGCGGCCCGTACGGGCCTGTACGCGGCCGTCTGGACCGGGCTGGCCACGGTGGCGACGTACGCGACGCTGGGTGGTCTGCTGCTCGGCGGCGCCATGGCGCTGTCCGTGGCGGGTACGGCCGTCATCGCGATCCGTACCGGCTCGTCGAGCCTGGACACGTTGGTCCTGGAGGTGAACTCCCTCCACGAGGAGGCCCTCTTCGTGGGCGACATGCAGCGGCTGTACGTGGAGGCCGCCAAGCGTGCGATCCCGGAAGGCGGTGATCCGCTGCCCGGGGACCCGCAAGAGATCCGGGTGGAGAACGTGACCTTCGCCTATCCGGGGAAGGCGGGCCGGCCCGCGCTCAGCGACGTCACCCTGACCGTGCCGCTGGGCAAGATCGTGGCGCTCGTCGGTGAGAACGGCTCGGGCAAGACGACCCTGGTCAAGCTGTTGGCCGGGCTGTACACCCCGGACCAGGGCAAGATCATGTGGGACGGTGTGGACGCGGCGAGCGCCGACCGGCGGCAGCTGGCCGAGCGCATCGCGATGGTCGCGCAGGACTTCAAGCGGTGGCCCTTCACCGCCCGCGTCAACATGGCGATCGGCCGCCCCTCGGCGCCACTGACCGAGGAGCGTCTCGCCACGTCCGTCGCGGAGGCGGGGGCGCAGGATGTGATGGACGACCTGCCGCGCGGCCTCGACACGCTTCTGGCCAGGGGGTTCAGTGGCGGGCACGAGCTGTCGGGCGGCCAGTGGCAGCGGCTCGGGATCGCGCGGGCCGCGTACCGGCGCGGACGCATCCTGATCGTGGACGAGCCGACGGCGGCCCTGGACGCCCGCGCCGAGCTGGAGGTCTTCGAGAAGATCCGCGCCCTGGCGGGCACCGGTCAGACGGTCGTCCTGATCACCCACCGGCTCGCGTCGGTCCGTCATGCCGACCTCGTGCACGTCCTCGACCAGGGCCGCCTCGTGGAGTCCGGCACCCCGGACGAACTGCTGGCCACGGGCGGGGTGTACGCGGAGCTCTATTCGCTCCAGGCGGAGCAGTTCGCGGCGAAGGTGCCGACGACAGGGCAGGCCTCCGCCGCGAAGGTGCCCGCGCCGAAGGCGGGGTGAGTCAGGCCGACGCGGTCGCGGCGGCCTCGGCGCCGCGCACGATGACCAGGAACATGTCCGTCGCGATGTCCATCACGACCTCGGCCTGCTGCCCCTCGAGGCGGGCCGCGTGCGCCAACTCCTCGGCCGGCCACGAGCCGCGCGGCCCACCGGCGGGAAAGCGCCCCAGCACCGTTCGCCCGTTCACCCTGCACCTCCATGTCGCGCTGCACCCGTGAGCCCGTAGCCCGCGGCTAGTCAGCTCGTAGATTTAAACGCCAACCATGGGGTGAACGGCTCGCGAAGTGACGGTACTGAGACGTAGTTGACACGAGGTCAACGGCGGATCGTGAGGTACCTCTCAGAAATCACACATTCCGGTGACCCTAAGTGCCAACACTTGCACTATTTGTCACTCCTCATACTTGTCGTGGTGCCTGTTCCGGTCGCCGCCCACCGCCCCCGACGCCGTGAGGGCCGGCAGTCCGGCCGTGGAGCCGAGCCCCTCCAGGCCGACGCCCGACCGCTCCACGACGTCGAAGTGATGGTTGAAAGTGTTGCCGTACGACGAGTACCAGGGCACCGGCGATCCCATGCGCGCCCCGAAGGGGAGAATTCGTGTGTACGGCGCCCGCGACACGACGGCGAACTCGGCGCCCCGCGCCCGCAGATGAGCCAGGTGCCCCATCTCGTCGAGGAAGGCCGCCCAGTCGCGTGATCCCGCGTCCCCCTCCGGGGCGAACACGAGGAGCTGCACGATCAGTTGGCGGCGTGAGGGCCCACTCCTTGGCGGCGGTTCCTGGAGGCGGACCTTTTTCGCTCACTGGGCGGCTTTCCCTCACTGGGGCGGCTCGTCGTAGTCCTGGATACGGCCGCCGTGGCTGCGGTCGGTGAGGGCGGCCAGGCGGCTTGTCAGTTCCCGTACCGTCCCGGGCACGTCGACGGTGAGCAGCTCGCGGTCGCGCATCAGGACCCGGCCGTCGACGATCGTGGTGCGTACGTCGGAGGAGCGGGCGCTGTGCACGAGCGTGGCGGCGAGGTCGTGCACCGGCTGGGTGTGCGGGCCGGTGAGGTCGACGAGGACGATGTCGGCGCGCCGGCCGGGGGCGAGGCTGCCGATCCGCTCTCCCAGCCCGACGGCCCGGGCGCTCTGCAGGGTGGCGTGGTGCAGGGCCTGGCGGGAGGTCAGCCAGCGCGGATCGCCCTCGGTGGACTTCTGCACCAGCGCGGTGAGGGCCATGGCCTCCCACACGTCGAGGGAGTTGTTGGAGGCGGCCCCGTCCGTGGCGAGCCCGACGGGGACGCCGATACGGCGCAGGGCCCGCACCGGGGTCGTGGGCCAGGCGAACTTCAGGTAGCCGCGGGGCGCGGTCGCGACGGCCACCGGCCCGGTCGCCCGCTCCAGGACCGGTAGGTCGCGCTCGACGATCCCGGTGCCGTGCGCGATGAGCACACCCGCGTCGACGCCGAGCAGCCCCGTGCGTTCCAGGACCTCGATGGGCGTGACGCCGTGCCGGGCGAGGCTGTTGTCGGTCTGGTCGCGGCTCTCCGCGGCATGCAGATGCACCGGGAGGCCGTGCTCGCGGGCGAGGTCGGCGGTCGCGGCGAGGTCGGCGTCCTCGACGGTGTAGGGGGCGTGCGGGGCGAGTGCGGTGGTGATACGACCGCCGGCCGCGCCCCGGCGCCGTAGCGCGAACTCCAGGGACCTCTCCCTGCCTTCGCGCCCTTGTGAGGAGAAGAACGCCTCCCCCAGATGCGCCCGCATACCGGTCTCCTCGACCACCGCGGCGACCATGTCCATCGAGAAGTAGTGGTCGGCGAAGCAGGTCACGCCACCCCGGATCATCTCCGCGCAGGCCAGCCGGGCCCCCAACGCCACGTCCTTCGCCGTCAGATTGGACTCGACGGGCCAGATGACGTCGTTGAACCACTCCTGCGCCGGCACATCCTCCGCGATGCCGCGCAGCGCCACCATGGGCGCGTGCGTATGGCAGTTGATCAGCCCCGGCATGGCGACCTGGCCGCGCGCGTCGATCCGTTCCCCGGTGGCCACGGGGGCCGTCTCCTCCGCCGGCCCGATGCTTGCGATCACCCCCTCCCGTACGACGATCGCGGCGTCCTCGACGAAGGCGATGCCCTCGTGTTCGTCGTGGACGAGGGCGGTGCAGCCGGTGATGACGAGATCGGCGGGAGACGGCGACGGCGACGAGGTCGAGGAGGAGGGGGACGAGGACGGAGGCGGCGTCATGCCGTCACGGTACGACCGTGGCGCGCTGGGGAGAGGAGCGAATCGGGCATCCGGGGGGCGAGGGGGTGGGATCCGGCCGCGCCCGGCGCGCCCCACCGCCCCGGCGCGCGGGCTCACGCGGGGTTGCCTGCGCGCGGACTCAGGCGCGCGGGCCCAGGCGCGCAGGCCCAGGCGCGCAGGCCCAGGCGCGCAGGCCCAGGCGCGCAGGCCCAGGCGCGCAGGCTCAGGCGCGCAGGCTCACGCCCGCGGGACCACGCCCGCGGGACCACGCCCACGGGCTCACGCCCACGGGACCACGCCCACGGGCTCAGGCGCTGAGGCCCTGCCTCGGCAGTACGTCGGCCACGTCCGGTGCGTCGGGGAGGCTGATGCCCGCGTGCCTCTGGTGGAGCGCGAGTTCGTCGAGGAGTGCGGTGATCCGCTCGGTGTGGTGGCGGCTGAGCCGTCCGGTGTCGTCGAGGTGCACGGCGCAGGCGGTTGTGGTGTCGACCAGTCGTTCGAGGACGGCGGCGACCTCGTCGGTGCCTTCGGTGTGCCGGGCCAGAGCGGGCAGTTCGGCTTCGGAGAGGGCGATCGCGGCGCGGGCCCGGGCGAGTGTGCGGTACGCCTCGCGGCGCAGGGTCCAGCGGGCGGCCCTGTCATCTGTCTCCCCCGGCAGGGCGGCCCCGACGGACACGGTCACGCCGTTGGGCGTGGACACACCGGTCGGCGTGGATGCGCCCGTCTGAGCGGATGCGCCGGTCTGCGCGGACCCACCCGCCTGCGCGGATGCGCCCGTCTGCGCGGATGTACCGCACTGCGGGGACGCGCCAGTCTGCCCGGATGTACCAGTCCGCGCGGACGCGCCGCCCGTCCAGGAGGGCTCGCTCGGCACGGACGGCCCGCTCGACCGGTGCGTGGCGCTCGACCGGGCCGTTCCTCTCGGCCCGGAATCGCCGCTCCGCCGGGGGTAGCCGCTCAGCCGGAACGGGCCGCTCGACAGGGAGCCTCCCTTCCGCCCGGCGGCTCCGTTCGGCCCGGCTCCCGCATCCGACCTGGCGGTCCCCCTCGACCTGACAGCACCGCTCGCCCCTGCCATCCCATCCGGCCCGGCAGCCCCATCCGACCCAGCGACCCCATCCGGTCCGGCAGCCCCACCCGGCCTGGCAGCCCCATCAGACCCGGCAGCCCCATCAGACCTAGCAGCCCCATCCGGTCCGGCAGCCCTGTCCGCCTCTGCGGGCCCGTTCGTCATGGAGACCCCCTCCAGCCTTGCGGTCCCGCCCGGCGCGCGCGACTCGTTCAGGACGTGGGCGAGGTAGGCGTGCGCCGCCGTTCCCGCTTCGGTGAGCCGGGCGCGTACGCCGCCGCCGCGCTGGCCCTTCGGCATCGGCAGGTGGCCGACGATCAGGACGATGGCGCAGGCCAGGAGTGTCTCGGCGATACGGCTCCAGGAGGCCTGGGGGTCGCCGCCGACCATGACGAGGGCGAGGACGAGGACGGTGACGACGGCGGTCTGGGCGGCGAAGTGCCGCGTGGCGACGGGTATCAGCGCCCCGCTGACCGCGACCAGCGCGATGAGCCCTTCCGGCCGGGGCAGCACGGCGGCGAACCCGGCGAAGAGCACGGCGCCCAGGACGGTCCCCGCGGCCCGGCACAGCACCCGGGACACGAGCGGCCCCAGGTCGGGCTTGACCAGGAAGACGGCGGTCGCGGGCAGCCAGTACCAGTGCTGGTGGTGCAGCACCTGGGCCACGGCCGCGCTGGCCCCGAACGACAGGGCGACCCGCAGCCCGTACTCACGTCCGCCGGACCCGAGGCCGAGCCGTACGAGCGATCCGAGGGTACGGCGGCGGGTGTGCAGGTCGTGTGCGTCGCCGCCCCGGTCGAAGGCCTCGGCGGCGCGCAGGAGCGCGTCGTCGAGGGCGCGCAGCGCGGGCGCGGAGCGGGAGGGAGCGGGCAGCGGCCCGGTGGCGGTGTTGCCGCGCACGGCGGCGGCGAGCCGCCGGGGCCCTTCGGAGGCCCGGCCGACGACGGCGTCCCCGGCCCAGGCCAGCGCGGTCGCCGCCTCGGCGAGCGGCAGCGCGGCGGCGTACTGGGCGTGCAGCCGCCGCTCGGACGACGAACTGGCGTACCGCCGCAGCCGAGGCCCGGCGAGCGCGTCCTGGGCATGGTCGAGGGCTGCGGTCAGCGCGGACCGCCGGGCGATCGCGTCCGGGGTGCCCACGGCGTCCAGCAGCCCGGCGATCGCGTCGTACACGGCGGCGACGGCGTCCCGTTCCCCGTCGAAGCGGTAGTCGCCGGCGGTGAGGACCGCGGGCGTGGGCAGGGCGAGGCGCAGCACGAGCAGCCACCCGGCGCCGGCGAGATAGGCGAGCGCCCGCTCCCACCCCGGCTCGGGCAACGGCATCCCGGCCCCGATCGCGGAGGCGACCAGCAGTTGCGTACCCGCTCCGGACGACACGGGCCCGACCGCGGTCATACCGCCGGCGAGCAGCCCGAGCGCGGTGAGCAGCAGGGTGAGGACGACGGCACCGGCGTACTGCCCGGTGTACGTCCCGGCGAGCAGCCCCACGGCTCCCGCGAGCGCGGGCACCCCGAGCCGCTGCACGGCGACGCGCCGGCTTCCGGGCCGGTCGTTGATCCCGGCGAGCATGGCGCCGAGCGCGGCGAGGACCCCGACGGTGGGCCGCCCCAGCAGCACGGCCGCGAGCAGCAGCGGTCCAGCGGCCAACGCCCCTCGCAGCACCGCGTTCCAGGGCACCGGTCCCCGTTGCGCACGCAGAGTATGAGCGAGCCAGGGAGGCAGGACGAGGGCAGCGGGGCGGGACACGGGGCTCCTGTCGTCGGGTGAGGGCGGGGGTGTGCCTTCGGGCGACGGCGGCCGGGGCGTTGGTGGTACCAGCGGCGGCAGTTGATGCGCCGGCTGTGCGCCGGCTGCTGGCATCAGGTGTTCGTGTTCTCCACCGTAGTTCCCGGATCTGGAGGATATGGAACGCTCGTATTACCGCGATGTGACGATCCTTGCAGAG from the Streptomyces sp. NBC_00310 genome contains:
- a CDS encoding ABC transporter ATP-binding protein; the protein is MGKARDEGKPETSESELLLFGGPLRYDMGWSQHANAFLELNFRAMVRRLPSLLASSFRLAWQADRRAARTVLAAETGRGLAQAVSLLAVNTILGRLMADGTVEERLRGAGPALVTIAAVMLVSTLLRAASTFATGRLEPKVERVATELYLERAAAVELSAIEDDGFHKLLDTAKYGAQSARRMITYAARVVNALISLIAAAGVLTVLHPALLPLLVTMTLPSAWSALTIARRRYTSFHAWVQHARAGYLIGSLLIEPEAAPEIRVHGVGPFLLRHFRRMSETAEAEQARLARLAARTGLYAAVWTGLATVATYATLGGLLLGGAMALSVAGTAVIAIRTGSSSLDTLVLEVNSLHEEALFVGDMQRLYVEAAKRAIPEGGDPLPGDPQEIRVENVTFAYPGKAGRPALSDVTLTVPLGKIVALVGENGSGKTTLVKLLAGLYTPDQGKIMWDGVDAASADRRQLAERIAMVAQDFKRWPFTARVNMAIGRPSAPLTEERLATSVAEAGAQDVMDDLPRGLDTLLARGFSGGHELSGGQWQRLGIARAAYRRGRILIVDEPTAALDARAELEVFEKIRALAGTGQTVVLITHRLASVRHADLVHVLDQGRLVESGTPDELLATGGVYAELYSLQAEQFAAKVPTTGQASAAKVPAPKAG
- a CDS encoding ATP-binding protein; translation: MIPPPAPLGTDAAGDRVGPGPAAGARPETIAERRFRFELAAHPGAVAQARRVTRTQLTGWALCEDTCDTAALVVSELVTNAIVHTASTQIVCELHDGDDLVRIAVRDEGCAPGEPHPSPQRPEEEHGRGLLLIESLCRSWGAQPVGLGLLVWADVPRGLLTATVPAEVVVDMAAGAGRDRDRDRDTAARSDLGWGAKKPPSQDRDGEAEAFRSPGAEACRAAEARRGADGRAVAGHRAGAERRTEVEVRPEVGRRTGAEWV
- a CDS encoding DUF397 domain-containing protein; amino-acid sequence: MEFIKSQSRTRTQSHIRVYNGMPARELGSEGWHKPWSGGNGGNCLEAMKLADGRIAVRQSTDPDGPALIYTPDEMNAFIQGAKAGVADFLLS
- a CDS encoding FUSC family protein, encoding MAAGPLLLAAVLLGRPTVGVLAALGAMLAGINDRPGSRRVAVQRLGVPALAGAVGLLAGTYTGQYAGAVVLTLLLTALGLLAGGMTAVGPVSSGAGTQLLVASAIGAGMPLPEPGWERALAYLAGAGWLLVLRLALPTPAVLTAGDYRFDGERDAVAAVYDAIAGLLDAVGTPDAIARRSALTAALDHAQDALAGPRLRRYASSSSERRLHAQYAAALPLAEAATALAWAGDAVVGRASEGPRRLAAAVRGNTATGPLPAPSRSAPALRALDDALLRAAEAFDRGGDAHDLHTRRRTLGSLVRLGLGSGGREYGLRVALSFGASAAVAQVLHHQHWYWLPATAVFLVKPDLGPLVSRVLCRAAGTVLGAVLFAGFAAVLPRPEGLIALVAVSGALIPVATRHFAAQTAVVTVLVLALVMVGGDPQASWSRIAETLLACAIVLIVGHLPMPKGQRGGGVRARLTEAGTAAHAYLAHVLNESRAPGGTARLEGVSMTNGPAEADRAAGPDGAARSDGAAGSDGAARPGGAAGPDGVAGSDGAAGPDGMAGASGAVRSRGTARSDAGAGPNGAAGRKGGSLSSGPFRLSGYPRRSGDSGPRGTARSSATHRSSGPSVPSEPSWTGGASARTGTSGQTGASPQCGTSAQTGASAQAGGSAQTGASAQTGASTPTGVSTPNGVTVSVGAALPGETDDRAARWTLRREAYRTLARARAAIALSEAELPALARHTEGTDEVAAVLERLVDTTTACAVHLDDTGRLSRHHTERITALLDELALHQRHAGISLPDAPDVADVLPRQGLSA
- a CDS encoding amidohydrolase, with the translated sequence MTPPPSSSPSSSTSSPSPSPADLVITGCTALVHDEHEGIAFVEDAAIVVREGVIASIGPAEETAPVATGERIDARGQVAMPGLINCHTHAPMVALRGIAEDVPAQEWFNDVIWPVESNLTAKDVALGARLACAEMIRGGVTCFADHYFSMDMVAAVVEETGMRAHLGEAFFSSQGREGRERSLEFALRRRGAAGGRITTALAPHAPYTVEDADLAATADLAREHGLPVHLHAAESRDQTDNSLARHGVTPIEVLERTGLLGVDAGVLIAHGTGIVERDLPVLERATGPVAVATAPRGYLKFAWPTTPVRALRRIGVPVGLATDGAASNNSLDVWEAMALTALVQKSTEGDPRWLTSRQALHHATLQSARAVGLGERIGSLAPGRRADIVLVDLTGPHTQPVHDLAATLVHSARSSDVRTTIVDGRVLMRDRELLTVDVPGTVRELTSRLAALTDRSHGGRIQDYDEPPQ
- a CDS encoding helix-turn-helix domain-containing protein — encoded protein: MSEPRSAPTVGQVVLGRRLLDLRERAGIRREDAARILHVAAATVRRMEMAEVALKIPYLQLLLKAYGVGDEEAETFVRLAEEANKPGWWQRYHDILPGWFSMYVSLEGAAALIRGYDPHFVPGLLQTEDYARAVMTSGAIGQTKPEDIERHVALRMQRQELLTRKDAPRLWCVMDETALRRSVGGPAVMRAQIDRLLEVMELIHVTLQVAPFDTGPHPGTYGPFVLFRFAMPELPDMVYSEYLTGAVYLDDRSEVATHLEVMDRMAAQAATAQRTKEILRDLRKEL